A single genomic interval of Gossypium raimondii isolate GPD5lz chromosome 11, ASM2569854v1, whole genome shotgun sequence harbors:
- the LOC105804685 gene encoding probable aldo-keto reductase 1: MLGFGCMGLTGIYNYPVPEDVDISIIKQAFDIGITFFDTSDIYGPKSNELLVGKALKQLPRENVQLATEFDIVKSDPATGIAINGISEHVRASVEASLKRLDVDYIDLYYQHRVDTKTPIEDIMGELTKLVEEGKIKYIGLSGASPETIKRAHVVHPVSAIKMKWPLWTRDSADEIIPLCRELGIGIVPYSPLGRGFFGGRTVAETVPGISFLVRKLSSLSIVSFGQSSSFWL; encoded by the exons ATGTTGGGGTTTGGATGTATGGGGCTTACAGGAATATACAATTATCCTGTCCCTGAAGATGTTGACATCTCCATCATCAAGCAAGCATTCGACATAGGAATCACTTTCTTTGATACATCAGATATCTATGGACCCAAAAGTAATGAACTATTGGTTGGAAAG GCATTGAAGCAATTACCACGAGAGAATGTACAATTAGCCACAGAATTTGATATTGTCAAGTCGGATCCTGCGACTGGGATTGCAATAAATGGTATCTCTGAACATGTCCGCGCCTCGGTCGAGGCTAGCCTGAAGCGCCTTGATGTTGATTACATTGATCTCTACTACCAGCACAGGGTCGACACTAAAACACCAATAGAGGATATT ATGGGAGAACTGACGAAGCTGGTAGAAGAGGGGAAGATAAAGTACATTGGTTTATCTGGAGCTAGCCCTGAAACTATAAAAAGGGCACATGTTGTTCATCCTGTGTCTGCCATAAAAATGAAGTGGCCGCTTTGGACTCGCGATAGCGCGGACGAAATAATCCCCCTTTGCAG GGAACTTGGGATTGGGATAGTTCCATATAGCCCGCTCGGTCGTGGTTTCTTCGGTGGCAGGACTGTTGCGGAAACTGTGCCTGGAATTAGTTTTCTGGTACGGAAACTAAGCTCTTTATCGATTGTTTCTTTTGGCCAGTCAAGTTCTTTTTGGCTTTAA